The Polyangium mundeleinium genome contains the following window.
GACAAGACGCCGGACGGGCGCGAATGGCCGCAGCGGGTGGAGCTCTTGTGGAGCCTGGAAGCCGGTCGCGAGCAGGAGCCGGGGCATCTCTGGTGCGGGACGATCCCGGGGGGCCTGTTCCGCTCGAAGGACCACGGGCAGTCATGGGATCTCGTGCAGTCGTTATGGGATCACCCGACCCGCAAGGGCTGGTTCGGCGGCGGCTACGATTGGCCAGGGATCCACTCGATCTGCGTGGATCGCGGCGGGGTGACGGTGGGGATCTCCTGCGGGGGCGTGTGGCGCTCGACGGACGACGGAGCGACGTGGGAGACGCGGACCGAGGGGATGTACGCCGAATACATGCCGCCCGAGCGTCGAGGCGATCCAGGCATCCAGGACCCGCACCGCCTCGTGGCCTGCGCCGCGCAACCCGATGCGCTCTGGACACAGCACCACAACGGGCTCTTCCGCTCGACGAACGGAGGAAAAACCTGGCGCGAGGTGACGTCGGTGAAGCCAAGCAAGTTCGGCTTCACGATGGCCGTGCACCCGCGGGATCCAGAGACGGCGTGGGTGGTGCCCGCGAAGAAGGACGAGCAGCGGGTCCCGGTCGACGGGAAGGTGGTGGTGGCGCGGACGCGCGACGGCGGGGCGAGCTTCACGGTGCTCGAACGAGGTTTGCCCCAAGGGAACGCGTTTGATTTGACGTACCGCCACGGCCTCGACGTCGACGGCACGGGGAACGTGCTGGCGTTCGGGACGACGACGGGGTCCTTGTGGCTCAGCGAGGACGGCGGGGATTCATGGCAGACGATCTCGAATCACCTGCCGCCGGTGTACGCGGTGCGGTTCGCCGAGGGCGCAGCGGACGCTTGAGCTAGAGCGCCGACCCGTTCGGCGTTCTGCGAGATCGCGAAGCGAGCTCGCCTCGGGGGGGTGAATCGACCGGGCTTTGCCCGGGCGAGAGGGGGACGCGAGGCGTCCCCCTCGGGACAAAAGACCTAGAACATCGAGCGGTTGCAAACCGATCGATGTTCTAGGGGACGTAGTTCCAGGCGCAGAAGCCGTTCTTGCAGACGAACCCCTCCGCGTTCGGGCAATCGCAGGTGGAGCCGACGGAGTCGTCGCATTGGAGCTCCTGGCTCGTCGTGAGCAGCTCGTAGAAGCGCGTGGTGTCCGCGTCGAGGCGGGCGACGAGGTTGCGCGTGCAGCCGCAGCTCGTGCCCTTGAGCTCCTGGCCACACTGGGCGTCGGCCGTGCAGCTCATGATCGCCGCCTGCTCCTTCGGGAGCTCCACCTCGATCTCGGCGCAGGTGAGGTCGGACGCGCTGCCGCCGCTCCCGCCGCCGCCGGTCGTGCCGGAGCTGCCACCGCCGTCGCTCCCGCCGGAGCTGCCGGCGCCGCCCGTGCCGTTGCCGGTGGTGCCGCCCGCGCCGGCATCACCGCCGGACGGAGAGCCTCCGCCGCTGACGTCGGACGCGCAGCCGAGGAGGGAGAGGAGCAGGAGCGTGGACAATCCGGTGAGGACGCGAAGCATGAAAAAACCTCCGTGCGCACGTGGTTGCGTGCACACGGAGGTTACCATGGCCCGATCGGCCGAGCGGTCAGGCGAACGCTTCGTCCATGAGCCGCTTCTGCTCCAGGTTGTGGCTCGCCTTCGACCCAGTCGCGGGGCTCGCGCTCGGCTGACGACCCACGACGGAGAGCGGGAAGCGTCCGCCGAGGAACTGGGGAAGCACCGCGTTGATGTAGTACCAGGCGCCGTAGTTGATCGGCTCCTCCTGGACCCACACGAGCTTCGTGCCTTCCTTGTAATTCGCGAGCACGTCGGTGAGCTCGCGGTTCAGCGGGAAGAGCTGCTCGAGCCGCACGATGGCCACGTCCTTGAGGCCGCGCTGCTCCCGCGTCACGGCGAGGTCGTAGTAGACCTTGCCCGAGCAGAGCAGGATCTTTTTCACCTCCGAAGGATCGACCACGTCGTCGCCGATCGCGCGCTGGAATCGGCCGTTCGCGAGGTCGTCGATCGTGGAGACGGGGCGCGGGCCCTTGGCCGTGGTGGCGACGCGGAGCAGGCTCTTCGGCGTGGCGATGATGAGCGGCTTGCGCCACGGGCGAAGGACCTGGCGGCGCAGCACGTGGAAGAGCTGGGCCGGCGTCGTCAGGTTGCAGACCTGGATGTTGTCCTCGGCGCTGTTCTGGAGGAAGCGCTCCATACGCGCGCTCGAGTGCTCCGGGCCCTGGCCCTCGTAGCCGTGCGGGAGGAAGAGGACGAGGCCCGAGAGCCTGTGCCACTTGTCCTCGCTCGACGTGATGAACTGGTCGACGATGACCTGCGCGCCGTTGAGGAAGTCGCCGAACTGCGCCTCCCAGATGACGAGCGCGTCGGGGTAGTCGAGCGCGTAGCCGAACTCGAAGCCGAGCACGCCCGCCTCGCTGAGGGGGCTGTTGTGGATGTCGAGGCGCGCGGGGCCCTCCGCGACACGCGAGAGCGGGGCGAAGCTCTCGCCCGTCTCGATGTCGACGACGACCGCGTGGCGATGGCTGAACGTCCCGCGGCGCACGTCCTGGCCCGAGATGCGCACGGGCGTCTTCTCGGAGAGGAGCGAGGCGTACGCGAGCATCTCGCCCGTGCCCCAGTCGAAGGGCTCGCCCTTCACGAGGCGGTCGTGGCGCGCCTTCAGGATGGGCATGACCTTCGGGTGCACCTTGAAGTCGCCCGGCAGCTCGAGGAGGCGGCGCGAGAGGTCGATGAGCTTGTCGGCGGGCACGCCCGTCGGCACCTCGGGCGTGGCCGCGTCGCGGCCGCCGCGGTAGCTCGACCACACGCCGGCCATCGCGTACGTGACCGGTGCGAAGCCCTTCTGCTTGACCTCTTGCAGCGCGACGTTGAGCGCCTCGCGGCGGCGGACGAGGATCTCCTCGGCCTTCTCTTCGCTCACCTGGCCCATCGCGACCAGGCGCTTCACGTACATCTGCCGGACGGTCGGCTTCTTGTCGATGACGGCGTACATCCGCGGCTGCGTGTAGCGCGGCTCGTCGCCCTCGTTGTGGCCGTAGCGGCGGTAGCAGTACATGTCGATCACGACATCCAGGCCGAAGCGCTGGCGCCACTCGCTCGCGAGCAGCGCGACTTGCGCGACAGCCTCCGGATCCTCGCCGTTCACGTGGAAGACGGGGACCTTCAGCATGCGCGTGATGTCGGACGCGTACCGCGTGGAGCGCGACTCGCTCGGGTTCGTCGTGAACCCGACCTGGTTGTTCACGATCACGTGAATCGTGCCACCGGTCCGGTAGCCCTCGAGGTTGCTCATGTTGAGCGTCTCGGGGACGATGCCCTGGCCGATGAACGCGGCGTCGCCGTGGATGAGCAAGGGCATGACCTTGCGCGCGGCGTCAGGGGAGCCGGCGCCGATGCGGTCCTGCTTGGCGCGGACGCGGCCCTCGACCACAGGGTTCACGAACTCGAGGTGGCTCGGGTTGAACGTGAGCGTGAGGTGGACCTTGTGGCCCGACTCCGTGATGCGGTCGTTCGAGTAGCCGAGGTGGTACTTCACGTCGCCCGCGCCGACGTACCGCTCGGGATCTTTGTCCTCGAAGTGCGCGAAGATCTCGCGCGGGCTCTTTTCGAGGATGTTCGAGAGCACGTTGAGGCGGCCGCGGTGCGCCATGCCGAAGACGATCTCGTCGACGCCCTCGGCGCCGGCGCGCTCGATGAGGAGGTCGAGCAGCGGGATCAGCGCCTCGCCGCCTTCGAGCGAGAAGCGCTTCGTGCCGGCCTCGTAGCTCCGGTGGATGAACTGCTCGAAGATCTCGGCGTCGGAGAGCTTCGTCAGGATGCGGAGCTGCTTGTCGCGGCTGAGCTCGAGGCGGTTCTTCGTCGCCTCCATGCGACGCTGGAGCCAAACGCGCTGGTCCGGATCCTCGATGTGCGTGAACTCGACGCCGATCGAGCGGCAGTACGTTTCCTCCAGGCGGTTCATGATCTCGCGGAGCGTGGAGATCGCGGGCAGCCCGGCGAGGTCGACCGTGGGGAAGGGCTGGTCGAGGTCCGCTTCGCTGAGGTCGAAGTTGTCGAGGTTGAGCTCGGGCGGCGCGGGCGGCGGCAAACCGAGCGGATCGATGTGCGCGAAGAGGTGGCCTCGCACGCGGTACGCGTTGACGAGCTGGTAGACGCGCGCGCGGGTCGCCGCGGTCGACATCATCTCCTGCTCGGAGGAGATGAAATCGAAGCCCGGCACGCGCGGCGGCGGGGGCGGCGGCGACGAACGGCGCTGCCGGCGCGCCGGCTCCTGCGTAAACAGGCTCGCCTGCGCGGGCGCGGCTCCACCGTTCGTGTAGCGCGGCGGCTCCGCGAGCGGCGCGGGGGACGTCACGGGCGACGCCGCCGGCGGAGCGACCTGCACGGGCGCTCGAACCACCGGGGCGGCTGTCTGGGACGGACCTCGTCGTCCCTCGAAGAAGGTCCTCCAGCTCGGGTCGACCTTCTCGGGATTCTCCAGGTATTGCGCGTAGAGCTCTTCGACGAACCCTGCGTTGATGCCGAAATCAAGCTGCATGGGTGGCATTGGGGCGGCAGGGAAATAACGCGGGATCGGTGTCGCCGCCAGCGCAGTTTTTTCGGAGCGCGTATAGCTGGAAACCAGAGAGACCACCCGTGGAGCGGGCGCCCAAGCCCCAGGGTGCGCTACATACGTACCCACGACGAAGTGGGGACGGCCGGGGACGAGCCCGGCCCGGTGCCACCGACGGGGATTGTACGACAATGAACGACGGGCTCGATCGGTTTCGCGCGCACCTGTTTCACGACGAGCGCCTCGGCTTCTGGCTGGACACGAGCCGGATCCGGTGGGCGGCGGACTTCCTCGACGGGCTCGAGCCGCGGCTCCAGGCGGCCTACGAGGCGATGGCAGCGCTCGAACGCGGCGCGGTCGCGAACCCCGACGAGGGGCGCATGGTGGGTCACTACTGGCTCCGGGCGCCCGAGCTCGCGCCGGATCCGTCGATCCGCGACGCGATCACCACGACGCTCGGACGCGTGCTCACGTTCGCAGAGGACGTGCACGCCGCGCGCATCCGCCCCGAGCGCGCGAGCCGCTTCCGCGACGTGTTGCTCATCGGCATCGGCGGCTCGGCACTCGGGCCCCAGCTCGTCTCCGCCGCGCTCACGTCGCCCGCGGATCGCATGCGCGTCTGGTTCTTCGACAACACCGATCCCGACGGATTCGATCGCACCCTCGACGCGATCGGCGACGCGCTCCCCGGGACGCTCGCGGTCGTCATCTCGAAGTCGGGCGGTACGAAGGAGACGCGCAACGGGATGCTCGAAGCCGAGGCAGCCTACGCGCGGCTCGGGCTCGACTTCGCGAAGCACGCGGTGGTGGTGACGGGCGAGGGCAGCGAGCTCGACAAGCACGCCGTGGCGCGCGGGTTTCTCGATCGGTTCCCGATGTGGGACTGGGTCGGCGGGCGGACGAGCGAGCTCAGCGCGGTGGGCCTCTTGCCGGCGGCGCTGCAAGGGCTCGACGTGGAGGACATGCTGCGCGGCGCGCGCGCGATGGACGAGGTGACGCGGTCGCGCGTGACGAAGCGGAATCCGGCGGCGCAGCTCGCAGCGGCGTGGCTGTCGGCGACGGGCGGCGCGGGCAAGAAGGACATGGTGCTCTTGCCGTACAAGGACCGGCTCGAGCTCTTCAGCCGGTACGCGCAGCAGCTCGTGATGGAGTCGCTCGGCAAGCGGCTCGATCGGCACGGGCGCGAGGTCTGGCAGGGGATCAGCGTCTACGGCAACAAGGGCTCGACGGATCAACACGCGTACGTGCAGCAGCTCCGCGACGGGGTCGACAACTTCTTCGTGACGTTCCTCGAAGTGTTGCTCGATCGCGCGCCGCAGCGAGGGGATCTCTCCGTGGAGCCGGACGTGACGTCGGGCGATTACCTCTCGGGGTTCTTGCAAGGCACGCGGCGCGCGCTCGACGAGCGAGGGCGCGCGTCGATCACGATCACGCTGGAGGCGCTCGACGCGACGTCGCTCGGCGCGCTCATCGCGCTCTACGAGCGGGCCGTGGGGATCTACGCGGAGCTCGTGGACATCAACGCGTACCACCAGCCGGGCGTGGAGGCGGGCAAGAAGGCGGCGCAGGCGGTGATCGATCTCGAACAGCGCGTGCTCGCCGCGCTCCGCGCGAAGGCGGGGACGTCGCTCTCGCTCGCGGAGATCGCGGCGGCGGCGGGCAGCGACGATCCGGAGACGGTGTTCTGGATCCTGCGGCATCTGTCGGCGAACCCGCGTCGCGGCGTGCTCCGCGTGCGGGGCCAAGGCGCCGCAGCCGAGGTGGGGTCGCCGCTCGACTGGTCGTGGATGGTCGCCGCCGCCCCGTGAGGCGGCGCGGCGCTCCGAGGGTGTTCCACAGGCGTCGCGAGCGGCTCGAGGCTAGGGAGACCGAGCGAGGCGTACTCTGTACGTCGAGCGAGGCCGACCGACGCATCGAGCCGCGCAGCAGCCTGGGGAACACCCTCTCAGAAGTGGAACCGCACGGCGGCTGAGCTACCGCCCACGAACAGCTCCGGCTTGCCCGGGAGCGCCTTCGCGCGCTCGAGGTACTTCTCGGGCACGAGGATGCCGGCGGCGAACATGGCGGCGCCGGTCATCTGCGTGAAGCCGTTGAGGAGCATGAAGAACGTGAAGACGTCGTCCTCGGTGCTGCGCGGGTTCGGGAATTCCGAATCACGCGCATTCTCGATGCCTAGCGAGATGAACGGGCCGAAGACGGGGACGAGC
Protein-coding sequences here:
- a CDS encoding WD40/YVTN/BNR-like repeat-containing protein yields the protein MSSRLFVATRKGLFRLDRKPSGWTSSEVSFLGDNVSMVLPDPRDGTLYAALALGHFGVKLRRSRDEGATWEEITAPAYPPLPEGAEPDKTPDGREWPQRVELLWSLEAGREQEPGHLWCGTIPGGLFRSKDHGQSWDLVQSLWDHPTRKGWFGGGYDWPGIHSICVDRGGVTVGISCGGVWRSTDDGATWETRTEGMYAEYMPPERRGDPGIQDPHRLVACAAQPDALWTQHHNGLFRSTNGGKTWREVTSVKPSKFGFTMAVHPRDPETAWVVPAKKDEQRVPVDGKVVVARTRDGGASFTVLERGLPQGNAFDLTYRHGLDVDGTGNVLAFGTTTGSLWLSEDGGDSWQTISNHLPPVYAVRFAEGAADA
- a CDS encoding 2-oxoglutarate dehydrogenase E1 component; translated protein: MQLDFGINAGFVEELYAQYLENPEKVDPSWRTFFEGRRGPSQTAAPVVRAPVQVAPPAASPVTSPAPLAEPPRYTNGGAAPAQASLFTQEPARRQRRSSPPPPPPRVPGFDFISSEQEMMSTAATRARVYQLVNAYRVRGHLFAHIDPLGLPPPAPPELNLDNFDLSEADLDQPFPTVDLAGLPAISTLREIMNRLEETYCRSIGVEFTHIEDPDQRVWLQRRMEATKNRLELSRDKQLRILTKLSDAEIFEQFIHRSYEAGTKRFSLEGGEALIPLLDLLIERAGAEGVDEIVFGMAHRGRLNVLSNILEKSPREIFAHFEDKDPERYVGAGDVKYHLGYSNDRITESGHKVHLTLTFNPSHLEFVNPVVEGRVRAKQDRIGAGSPDAARKVMPLLIHGDAAFIGQGIVPETLNMSNLEGYRTGGTIHVIVNNQVGFTTNPSESRSTRYASDITRMLKVPVFHVNGEDPEAVAQVALLASEWRQRFGLDVVIDMYCYRRYGHNEGDEPRYTQPRMYAVIDKKPTVRQMYVKRLVAMGQVSEEKAEEILVRRREALNVALQEVKQKGFAPVTYAMAGVWSSYRGGRDAATPEVPTGVPADKLIDLSRRLLELPGDFKVHPKVMPILKARHDRLVKGEPFDWGTGEMLAYASLLSEKTPVRISGQDVRRGTFSHRHAVVVDIETGESFAPLSRVAEGPARLDIHNSPLSEAGVLGFEFGYALDYPDALVIWEAQFGDFLNGAQVIVDQFITSSEDKWHRLSGLVLFLPHGYEGQGPEHSSARMERFLQNSAEDNIQVCNLTTPAQLFHVLRRQVLRPWRKPLIIATPKSLLRVATTAKGPRPVSTIDDLANGRFQRAIGDDVVDPSEVKKILLCSGKVYYDLAVTREQRGLKDVAIVRLEQLFPLNRELTDVLANYKEGTKLVWVQEEPINYGAWYYINAVLPQFLGGRFPLSVVGRQPSASPATGSKASHNLEQKRLMDEAFA
- a CDS encoding glucose-6-phosphate isomerase; protein product: MNDGLDRFRAHLFHDERLGFWLDTSRIRWAADFLDGLEPRLQAAYEAMAALERGAVANPDEGRMVGHYWLRAPELAPDPSIRDAITTTLGRVLTFAEDVHAARIRPERASRFRDVLLIGIGGSALGPQLVSAALTSPADRMRVWFFDNTDPDGFDRTLDAIGDALPGTLAVVISKSGGTKETRNGMLEAEAAYARLGLDFAKHAVVVTGEGSELDKHAVARGFLDRFPMWDWVGGRTSELSAVGLLPAALQGLDVEDMLRGARAMDEVTRSRVTKRNPAAQLAAAWLSATGGAGKKDMVLLPYKDRLELFSRYAQQLVMESLGKRLDRHGREVWQGISVYGNKGSTDQHAYVQQLRDGVDNFFVTFLEVLLDRAPQRGDLSVEPDVTSGDYLSGFLQGTRRALDERGRASITITLEALDATSLGALIALYERAVGIYAELVDINAYHQPGVEAGKKAAQAVIDLEQRVLAALRAKAGTSLSLAEIAAAAGSDDPETVFWILRHLSANPRRGVLRVRGQGAAAEVGSPLDWSWMVAAAP